From a region of the Brevibacterium siliguriense genome:
- a CDS encoding thiamine pyrophosphate-binding protein produces MSTELIVRNGGRAVVATLAAHGVDTIFGIPGTHNLEFYRHLPEFGIRAVTPRHEQGAGYGADGYFLVSGKPGVVITTSGPGLTNVLTAAATAYAESRPMLILSPGVPTGFERADVGMLHETKDSSGAVGRLLVSSQRTRTAEGAAQAVAEAFAMFDSARPGPVHIEVPLDVLEGAWNGSVPVPFTGRRPGLDDHVVTRAAEAIGSAKRPMVIAGGGARRAHAEVARLVEALDAPLATTANGKGIVSETHPLSLGSNVRFPSVQAESAAADVLIVLGSELADSDLWGGVIGAQTRIGVRDEAARQTVIRCDIDPDQLNKNLPGDILACADTGEFLTALMSALESESATAASAKESGSERVARIRESWATDFDFEAIGARVTRLVEDGAGSNVVISGDSSQVTYDGTVHALTASTPDQLLYMPGFATLGYGIPAALGAKLADPARPVVCILGDGAAMFSIQELMTAAELGLGIPFVVVDNGGYAEIEGQMVDRDIEPFAVRLARPDFAKLGASMGGAGVTIAEADIDSALPAAIAEALDRTVPTAIHITVGH; encoded by the coding sequence ATGAGCACCGAACTCATTGTCCGCAACGGCGGTCGTGCTGTGGTGGCGACCCTCGCCGCCCACGGTGTCGATACGATCTTCGGCATCCCCGGCACACACAATCTCGAGTTCTATCGGCATCTGCCTGAGTTCGGGATCCGCGCCGTGACTCCTCGTCACGAGCAGGGAGCCGGCTACGGTGCCGACGGGTACTTCCTCGTCTCCGGCAAACCCGGGGTCGTCATCACGACCTCGGGGCCGGGGCTGACGAATGTCCTCACCGCCGCCGCAACCGCCTATGCCGAATCCCGCCCGATGCTCATCCTCTCCCCCGGTGTGCCCACCGGGTTCGAGCGCGCCGACGTCGGAATGCTGCACGAGACGAAGGACTCCTCCGGAGCGGTGGGACGTCTGCTCGTGTCCTCCCAGCGCACTCGCACCGCCGAAGGCGCCGCACAGGCCGTCGCCGAGGCGTTCGCCATGTTCGACTCGGCCCGTCCCGGGCCCGTGCACATCGAGGTTCCCCTCGACGTTCTCGAGGGAGCCTGGAACGGCAGCGTTCCGGTCCCGTTCACGGGCCGTCGCCCCGGACTCGATGACCATGTCGTGACCCGCGCCGCCGAGGCGATCGGTTCGGCGAAGCGTCCGATGGTCATCGCCGGCGGCGGTGCCAGAAGAGCCCACGCCGAGGTGGCTCGTCTCGTCGAGGCCCTCGACGCTCCCCTGGCGACGACGGCCAACGGCAAGGGCATCGTGTCCGAGACCCATCCGCTGTCGCTGGGTTCGAACGTGCGCTTCCCCAGCGTGCAGGCGGAGTCCGCGGCCGCCGATGTGCTCATCGTGCTCGGGTCCGAACTGGCCGACTCGGATCTGTGGGGCGGAGTCATCGGTGCCCAGACGCGCATCGGTGTGCGTGACGAGGCCGCCCGGCAGACCGTCATCCGCTGCGATATCGACCCCGACCAGCTGAACAAGAATCTGCCCGGAGACATCCTCGCCTGCGCGGACACCGGCGAATTCCTCACCGCGCTCATGAGCGCGCTCGAGTCCGAATCGGCCACCGCCGCCTCGGCGAAGGAATCCGGGTCCGAACGGGTCGCCCGGATCAGGGAGAGCTGGGCCACCGATTTCGACTTCGAAGCGATCGGAGCCCGGGTCACCCGGCTCGTCGAAGACGGTGCCGGATCGAACGTCGTCATCTCCGGTGACTCCTCGCAGGTCACCTACGACGGCACGGTGCACGCGCTGACGGCGAGCACGCCCGACCAGCTGCTCTACATGCCCGGATTCGCAACCCTGGGCTACGGCATTCCGGCCGCGCTCGGGGCGAAGCTCGCCGATCCTGCGCGTCCGGTCGTGTGCATCCTCGGCGACGGTGCGGCCATGTTCTCCATCCAGGAGCTCATGACCGCGGCCGAGCTGGGACTGGGCATTCCCTTCGTCGTCGTCGACAACGGCGGCTACGCGGAGATCGAAGGGCAGATGGTCGACCGCGACATCGAACCCTTCGCCGTCAGGCTCGCCCGTCCGGACTTCGCGAAGCTCGGAGCGTCCATGGGTGGGGCCGGGGTGACGATCGCCGAGGCGGACATCGATTCCGCTCTGCCTGCGGCCATCGCTGAGGCCCTCGATCGCACCGTGCCCACCGCCATTCACATCACCGTCGGTCACTGA